AGCAGTCCCGCCTGGCGGTGGAGCGCGGCAAAATCGCAGGTCTTCAAACCACCGTGGACGAGCAGGCCGCCCGGCTGGAGCAGGCCGAAACGCGGGAGGTCACGATGCTCGACGACCTCACCGCCGTGCGCGCCGAACGCGACCAGCTGCGCGAGCGCCTCAACGACCGCCGCGCCACCGTCGACGCGGCACAACACCAACGGAGCACCTGACATGTGGGCATGGCTATGGGCCGGGTGGATCGGCTACTTCCTCGTGATCGAAGGCATCGCATTGGTCAACGCCCGGCACGGCGACACCCTCTCGGAGCAGGTGTGGCGCTACGTCACCCAGCCCGACCGGCGACGCGGAGCCAGGAAACCCGCATGGTGGGTGTGGCCCGGCCGGGTCGGCGTCGCCGGGTTCGGCGCGTGGCTGGTGTGGCACTTCCTCACCGGACTGTAGACCGCTGTAGCTTTGTGCAAGGGGCTAGTCTTATGAACCATATTGCCCTGGCACTATAGTGATCATGGCTACTCAGCGTCGTCCTTCACGCGCTAATGAGTCACCAAGGCGACTTACACAGCCTGCTCGCTCCCGCAGGCTGGGAATAAGTCGTCCTGCTGGTACTCGAACGAAGCGCCAGTACAATACTGGGACCAGAAAGAAACTGGACTTAACTCAGATACTCACTCTCGGGGCTGTGCTCGCCTCTCTTGCGCTGGCGATACCCGGATACTTCAATTCTAAAGCCACGCTAGAGTCAACTCGAAATCAGAACAATATAGAGCAGAGAAAACAGACGGCTGAACGTTTCAATGTGGCAGTCGAACAGCTCTCAATGAAAAACAAAATATCTGCACGTTTGGGAGGGATGTATTCTTTGGAGGATATAGTTCGCACGACTCCTCGTTATAGAATACCTGCAATAAATGTCCTATCGGCATTTGTTCGCGATAGAAAGCCTGTGTCGTCATGCTCTGATCCTTCACGCGAAGAATTAGACAAAAGAGATTTGAGGGTAGATTCAGACATCTCCGTTGCGCTTACTGTTTTGGGGCGTATTAATACTGAATCTTCTGCCAAGCGGGCTGCTATCAAGCTCACCTCCACCTGTCTGGTTGGGGTGAAAATTTCTGGGAACTTCATGGGGGCTAGGTTTACTGGGTCTAATTTGTCAGGGACCACTTTTGGTTCAGCTATTTCTGGGGCTATTTTTAGAAATTGTGATTTGTCTGGTTCTGTGTTCGTGGAGACTAAGCTGGTGAATGTTGATTACGATAACGCCAATTTGAAAGGGGCAATATTTTCGGGGGATGTCTTCGATAGGGTATCATTAAGCGGTGCCAATCTCAGTGGAGTTCATCTGGGAGATGTCGATATGACAAGATCCGTTTTATGGGGGGCAGATCTTTCTCGGGTTGATATGGATGGCATTAATCTAAAAGGAAGTAATTTGACTGAAGCAAATCTGTCGGGTGCTTCCTTGCGGCACGCAGTAATTAAAAACTCCACTTTCGAGGGGGCAGACTTAACCAACGCTGATATTTCTTCGGCGAAGATTTTGGATAGCGAGTTTGTTGGTTCTCAGTTTCGCGGTGTTTATTCTAAAGAAGTTGAAATGGTCAATGTTGAACTAAAAAATTCCAAAAATATTCCCGATGGATTTAACAATTAAATTGATCGGTAATTATATATTGCGGAGGCAGTATGTACTCGCGAGCTTTCCTGCTGGACCTGCTCGAACGTGCGATCGGTGCCGCCGCCGTGGCCGCGCTGCCGCTGCTGGGGGGCGAGGTGGTCAACGTGTGGAGGGTGGACTGGCATCTCGTGTCGGGGGTGGCACTGGGGGCGTCCGTCCTGTCGGTGATGAAGTCGTTGGCGATCGTCCACACTACTGTCCGGCTTCCTCTGGCGAGGCAGTCAGCAAGGCGGAAAGCCCCTCGGGATCGCCAGTGAACACGGGATACTTCGACGTCACATAATCGCCGCGATCCTCAGCAACATCGGGTGAATGAGCGATACGGGGTGGGGAGCGCCCCACCGCCCACCCATCTGTCATCAAGCTTTGAGAAGCTCGGGTTCCATCGCTTTTACGATCTCTGTTGATTCGGCGCACGGCTGTACCGGTTCGCGGACATAGCTGGTGACATTGGCCAGCACAACACCACCGCCAGCGTTCATGATGGTTGTACAGGTATCGGCGTTCATCGCACCCGAGCCGATTGCCTGCGCGGCTTTCCGGCCATTGAACTCGGTCAGCTTGTACTGACCCTAGTCATTGGTGGCGCGGTACGACTCCACGATCTTCTCGGCGGTCTGGTTCAACGTCCACCCCTCGTGTTCCCCGCGCATTCGGGGGGGGGGAGCCGGTTACCGCTATGCCACTGACCGACCCGAGCCAGTGCGGAGCCTGAA
This genomic stretch from Actinopolyspora halophila DSM 43834 harbors:
- a CDS encoding pentapeptide repeat-containing protein, which produces MAVEQLSMKNKISARLGGMYSLEDIVRTTPRYRIPAINVLSAFVRDRKPVSSCSDPSREELDKRDLRVDSDISVALTVLGRINTESSAKRAAIKLTSTCLVGVKISGNFMGARFTGSNLSGTTFGSAISGAIFRNCDLSGSVFVETKLVNVDYDNANLKGAIFSGDVFDRVSLSGANLSGVHLGDVDMTRSVLWGADLSRVDMDGINLKGSNLTEANLSGASLRHAVIKNSTFEGADLTNADISSAKILDSEFVGSQFRGVYSKEVEMVNVELKNSKNIPDGFNN
- a CDS encoding holin — protein: MYSRAFLLDLLERAIGAAAVAALPLLGGEVVNVWRVDWHLVSGVALGASVLSVMKSLAIVHTTVRLPLARQSARRKAPRDRQ